The DNA region ATTTATATACAAGTTGTCAGGGGCCCTCAGAAGCTATGTTATTTCACGTATAAACAATGATCCAGGCTGGAGGGACATCAAGGTCTGGTCTATGTTTGCCTTCATTTTAAgaattaattttgttaaaacCATCATATCTAGAGAAGAAATGCTagaagataaatgttatttaataggcTATTATACGACTGCCATATAATTATTAGGCAGCTTTTTTAGAAGCTCTAGCTTCTTGATCCATATGTTGATTTTCATTGTGCATGCCGTGCTATTCTAATTGCATGGAAATCTTATAATAATCTAATAAGAGCATGATTGTGATTGTGTTgggaaatagaacttttaaagtacagtgttatttaaaaaaaaaaaaaaatcatttttaagattttttcgaaagtacgttttggtcatttttagaatgaaaaagataaaggacttttgaaattttttggtattaaaagtactttttaagctctctaacgcaatcctaaacatgctTTAAATAGCATCACTCTTACTAGAAAGATACTTTTGAGTACGGTGGTACATATTACACTCAATATTTAGTAAACTTCTATATAATTACGATACAACTCGATACATGGTAATAAAAATCAGTCGTTGATAagcatttagtttttttttttcactgatTTTTGCTGCCACATCATCTAGTTATATGACAGTTGTACATGAGTCTACtgaataacattactctatacTAAAACGTAACTTGATTTTGAAGTCACTCATATCCTGTCATTCTTTATTTTGATCATTTAAATAGGTTATTGTTTCTGATGCCAATGTTCCCGGTGAGGGAGAACATAAGATAATGTCTTTTATTCGCCAACAAAAAAACGTTGGTGTTGGATATAATCCAAATACGAGGCACTGCGTCTATGGTCTGGTATGACAACTCTGCTGGCTTCTGTTGTTTGTGTTGTCATTGAGAAATGCATGTTATGATATTGCATGGTatttatcatatgatattgCACGCAGGACGCTGATATGATAATGCTTGCTTTAGCAACACATGAAgttcatttttccattttgagaGAGGTGAATTTGACTagtttttgtaaattttaatgACATGTATGTTTTGCAAGAGTGAGCATTTTTGGCCTGTATTAGCAATTATTGTAACATGTACCAAGGAACCATGATGCCATTGGTGACATTAGGCCCAACAGAAGGGGTAGAGTTAGATAGTGGTAATTGTGGTATCATTTTGCATGTATTCTTAATCTTCACTTCTTCCTATCTGGAATATTACAGTCTGATCATGATCAGGAGCCTCCAACAATCAATGAAAGTGAGGAGGAGAAGGAGGAAAGGGAATGGTTTAAAAAGCCTTATGAGGTATCATGATTCATCTAATTACTATCCTTGGACCTTGACTTCAGGTGAAAGCTTTCATATTTGATATTCCTCTtatactttactttttttttttttttttttgccatgcaGTTTGTACATGTATGGATTCTGAGGGAATATTTGGAGCTTGACATGAAAATATCTGAACCTCCAGCTAATGTGAAGATAGATCTTGAGCGGATAGTTGATGACTTCATTTTCTTGTGCTTTTTTCTGGGCAATGATTTTCTACCCGGCATGCCTTCATTAGAAGTTCATGAGGTCTTGTAGCCTTTTTCATCTAGACTACACCCCTTGAGATTGATGGGGAGCCACTGGTTTTGAATTGAAGACAAATAGAATAGTTAAAACTATTTGAATTGAAGACAAATAGAGGAGCCACCCCAAATGTGGCCGGGGTGGCTCTTCTCCCACTTGGGTGGCTGCAAAtccctattaattttttttttttttttttaaaaaaaaaattaattaaatctgaTATAATCATGTGGTTTTTTTATGCTGAGGAGTGCGGTTTCAACTCTTTTTTGGTGGGTACAAAAAGGTAGTTTTGTGCACCAACCccattgaagttattctcttacTTCTTATAGGGTGCTATTGATTTATTGATGAGTGTTTACAAGAAAGAGTTCAAGAACCTTGGTGGCTATCTACTTGACATGAGCAGggtaacatatatataactctCATATTGTAGATTCTTTCAAATACTTGCTGCAACTGTTAACCTTAAATCGTTTCCCATTTCTATGCACAAAAGCTTGTTgaagaagatcaaagaaaagAGTATATAAATCTATCCAGAGTGGAGaagttcattcttttggttggCTCATATGAAGATCAAATTTTCAGGAAAAGATCACAAATTCGCGAGTCTAAACTTAAACGCCTTCGCAAAGATTCAGATAATGtgagtcaattttttttcaattaaatttcaaTCGGTACTAACGTATCATGCATTCTACTCCAAAACTAATGCCTTTTCTAGCAAGATAAAAATGATGGTGGTAATATGGAGATTGGTACAAGAAACAATTCTGATGCATTATCCAGTGAGAAAGCTCCTACTTTAAGTGATTCAACAGAAAGTAATACATTATCAGATGGGTCTAAGAATGCCGATGATTCTGAAGTAAGGAATTGGTTATACTTATTCTTctggttttgaattttgtttatatGTAGAGACAAAATGCTTTTGGTTCTCTATTACAGGTTACTTATTGGTCTTCATTagtttcttattttctttcttggtgTTGCAGATTGTCAAAAATACGAAAGAGTTTGTGGATAAGTTCCGTTATAATCTTGAGAAGAACTCTGACCTATTTAAGAATGGTCAATTGGGGTCGGACAAAGTATGAATGACTGCCTTTAAGATTTTTATTGTTCCTAGGAGTCTCTTTAGAAGACTCATATGCATGTCTGTTCTTAGAAATGTCTGATGGTTTATGTTAATCCCATACATAGGTGAGATTGGGGACTCCTGGCTGGAAAGAAAGATACTACAAAGATAAATTTTCTGCAGAAACCTGGAGGGAtattgaaaaacaaagaaaagaaatagtgAGCTTTTGTTACCATAAACTTTTTCTTGCAGTTTCTGTTATAACAACCCctactttattttaaattgatggTGTATTACTGATATAAGTGTAGCTGAAtattgatttaatttaatttaatttttttattttttattttttattttttgtggagaTAAGAGGAGTTTAAATTGTGCTTATAAAGATTTAACCTCTGTTGCTTGATTTCTTGAAGGTAAAGAAGTACACTGAAGGACTATTGTGGGTTCTTCTATATTATTATTCAGAAGTCCCATCATGGTCATGGTAAGACAATTCTATAAAATGAAGTTCCCCAATTACAATGCCTCTTAATAATGTAATGCAATTACCAACAGGTTTTACCCATACTACTATTCACCATTTGCGTCAGATTTGAAGGGCCTTGCTCAGGTCCGTGTAGAGTTTCACAAGGGTTCCCCATTAAAACCATTGGATCAGCTATTGGCTGTACTACCCTCACAGAGGTAACAGACTTTCCtgctctctcttcttcttctatgtTTGTGCTGAATTTATCATAAATCGGTAAATTAAATGAATGTGCTCTTGTGTAGTGCTCATGTGCTTCCTAAAGTTTACCAGGCTCTGTTGGCAGATGCAGAGTCCAAGATTATTGATTTATATCCTACTGGTAAAGTCTGATTTGTAGAGTTTGTTAAAACCAatagatttgatattaaaactGACTCTAGTCTTTCTTTTATGCTTAGATGTTGATATCGACTTCGATGGAAAACGCTTTATGTGGCAGGTTTGcttatatttcttatatatatttttttcatatgcgTATGATTTTGTAAATCCTTTGTATAATGTCTTAACAAGACACCTGCAATTCTGCAAGTACTTGATTTTTTTACACATTCCATATGGTGAAGTGATATGTTATATTTTCTGTTTCTGATTAAGGGAATCGTCAAGCTCCCATTTATAGAGGAAGAACGCCTTCTATCTGAAACTAAAGAATTAGAAAAGGGTCTACAGGTATTGCATTTTAGCCTTATTTTTCATAACTTTATGTTCTATAGAGATTTGAAGTGTTTTTCTAACTTTATTTAATAGAGGGATGAAGCACTGAGGAACAAAAACAATGTTGATCAGTTATATGTGAGTAGCAAACACAAATTGGCATCCCAAATTTTGTCACTTTTGCCAAATCAAAACAAAGTGGTTGAGATCGATACCAGTATCAGGTGGGTGGATTCTTGTGCTAGGTTACATTCTCTTTCTTCAACATCAAATTTATTAATGTTGTTGTAATATTCTAGTTAACAAATGTATTCCTCACTAAATAAACTGATCAATTAacttgttgttttcttttctaccTATCAGTGATGGTATTTATGGTTTTATTCATCTTCCTAATGAGGATACTGAAATAGTTTACAAGGAAGTCCATAACAGCATTGAAGAGAACTGTGTCTTGTAAGGAAACAACATTAAAAGCACATTTTTCTagtcttgtttttcttttttatgtttcttatgGTATCACTTCTATTGATGTTGCAGATGTGTGTCTTTTGAAATGCGTGATAATGTTGTGCATCTTCCCCGCTTACTTGATGGTGTTATCTTTCCAATTAAGGTACTtcaattaagtttttttttttttttttttttttaatcctaggGGGAGATTCCAACTGGAGCTTTGCTTCATCAGGCGTGgtatttatttcaatttgaaCAATGTCTTGCATCTAATtctacccaaaaataaaaatgacaaacCATTCACTGTAGTCTATAAAACCACAATATTATGTATGCAGAGTATTACCGAAGGAGATATTACAGAAAAAAAACTTTGGCATGAATATCGGGGTAAAAACCCCTCGAAAAGGTGTGATATCTCAGTTCTTGCTTACTATTTATTGCACCTGTTCAAATTGTTCCTATATTTGGTTGATGCACTAGGGTGACTTGGATGATAGTTGCAGATTGCAGTACGAAACATGTGATTTGATACATGAAGGCTATCACAGGAGATTTACTACAGATTCATGTTCTGAGTTGGTACATAAAGTTGGTGGTATTGGATGGGGTGCTGGTAGAGGAAAAGTGAATGATACTTCCAATACAAGCAAACATATTGAGAGCAGAGAAAGAGTCATATTACCTAGCTCTTCTTTTACCCAACAGAAGAGTCCAGTGTCAAGTTGGGATGCTGGAAAGTGTTACAGCAGTCTTGTTAGCTCAAGTTGTAACCTAGATGAACAGCTCAGCCTCAGGCCTCATGGAGGAGCTCAGTCTAGAAATGTGCAGCAGCAGAGAATACAATTCGGGGCTCCTCCTAGTCATCAAGGGAGGGGACATCATGATACAACAGTTTCTCCGACATACTCTTGGAAACACAGTTCTGCCACCAGCTCCGTGCAGGGCCGTGGCAGAAGCCGGCATGTTCAACATCCTTCTGTCGAGGAAAGTGGCAGCCACTGATCCAGTGCTTTGTAAATATATTTTACCTTTTCTGATTTCAAGTTACTTTGACTGAGATTCCTGTGCTATCACATGTTTAAGTTGTATATTTAGCACCAAAATGTTTGCTCTTTGGACACAGAAGCAGTTACTGCTTTCTTAACTATGCCTTAATCATACTGCATGTCTTGGCTTTCTCAACTATGCACAGTCATACTGCATGTCTTGGCATTTTCAACTTTGCTTCCTCTGCTGTAGCTAAGGAAGTTGCTTTGGTATCAGCTGATGGGTTTTGGCCATCATAGACTTCAGGCTCCAATCAAATGTGTTCTGAACTTCCATATTCCTTCAGGCTCCATACATATTCCTAGCAGAGAGACTATAATAGCCGCTCCAGCCATGAATCCACTAATAGTAGCTTTTGAAAGAAAGTCAATTATAAAACCAGGCCTGCGCAAGTCATCCAACAAAACTATATCCAAGTATGAAATTATTAATTCCATAACATATCAAATGGGGTTCTAAAGTATATtgcagattaaaaaaaaaaaaaaaaatcactttaaaaatattaaagaaacagGGAGGGTCATGGTTGGGAGATACTTTGATCCCAGTTCAAGAGAAGCAATAGAAACTGGTCCTACTGCTAGGTCTTCAGCAGTAGACAATttcataacatttctcaaaattctcCCACTGTAACTACAACCAAAGAATAAATGATCCCTTATCTTCTATAACATGACGGCAAAACATAcattttgtgtcccaagggtaACCCCACTTCAACAATTTATC from Corylus avellana chromosome ca10, CavTom2PMs-1.0 includes:
- the LOC132163320 gene encoding 5'-3' exoribonuclease 3-like isoform X1, which encodes MGVPSFYWWLTNKYPTVVVKAAEDDEGECINTSLPNPNGIEFDNLYLDMNTIIHKCYQPNDQPCPPKTFEEVFNNIFEYVDNLFSIVRPRKLLYMAIDGVAPWAKMNQQRSGRFLSVREYERAEADLKRLIEQFEMEGKSVLLENHLSNPNHEVSNFHAITPGTEFIYKLSGALRSYVISRINNDPGWRDIKVIVSDANVPGEGEHKIMSFIRQQKNVGVGYNPNTRHCVYGLDADMIMLALATHEVHFSILRESDHDQEPPTINESEEEKEEREWFKKPYEFVHVWILREYLELDMKISEPPANVKIDLERIVDDFIFLCFFLGNDFLPGMPSLEVHEGAIDLLMSVYKKEFKNLGGYLLDMSRLVEEDQRKEYINLSRVEKFILLVGSYEDQIFRKRSQIRESKLKRLRKDSDNQDKNDGGNMEIGTRNNSDALSSEKAPTLSDSTESNTLSDGSKNADDSEIVKNTKEFVDKFRYNLEKNSDLFKNGQLGSDKVRLGTPGWKERYYKDKFSAETWRDIEKQRKEIVKKYTEGLLWVLLYYYSEVPSWSWFYPYYYSPFASDLKGLAQVRVEFHKGSPLKPLDQLLAVLPSQSAHVLPKVYQALLADAESKIIDLYPTDVDIDFDGKRFMWQGIVKLPFIEEERLLSETKELEKGLQRDEALRNKNNVDQLYVSSKHKLASQILSLLPNQNKVVEIDTSISDGIYGFIHLPNEDTEIVYKEVHNSIEENCVLCVSFEMRDNVVHLPRLLDGVIFPIKSITEGDITEKKLWHEYRGKNPSKSCRLQYETCDLIHEGYHRRFTTDSCSELVHKVGGIGWGAGRGKVNDTSNTSKHIESRERVILPSSSFTQQKSPVSSWDAGKCYSSLVSSSCNLDEQLSLRPHGGAQSRNVQQQRIQFGAPPSHQGRGHHDTTVSPTYSWKHSSATSSVQGRGRSRHVQHPSVEESGSH
- the LOC132163320 gene encoding 5'-3' exoribonuclease 3-like isoform X3, producing MGVPSFYWWLTNKYPTVVVKAAEDDEGECINTSLPNPNGIEFDNLYLDMNTIIHKCYQPNDQPCPPKTFEEVFNNIFEYVDNLFSIVRPRKLLYMAIDGVAPWAKMNQQRSGRFLSVREYERAEADLKRLIEQFEMEGKSVLLENHLSNPNHEVSNFHAITPGTEFIYKLSGALRSYVISRINNDPGWRDIKDADMIMLALATHEVHFSILRESDHDQEPPTINESEEEKEEREWFKKPYEFVHVWILREYLELDMKISEPPANVKIDLERIVDDFIFLCFFLGNDFLPGMPSLEVHEGAIDLLMSVYKKEFKNLGGYLLDMSRLVEEDQRKEYINLSRVEKFILLVGSYEDQIFRKRSQIRESKLKRLRKDSDNQDKNDGGNMEIGTRNNSDALSSEKAPTLSDSTESNTLSDGSKNADDSEIVKNTKEFVDKFRYNLEKNSDLFKNGQLGSDKVRLGTPGWKERYYKDKFSAETWRDIEKQRKEIVKKYTEGLLWVLLYYYSEVPSWSWFYPYYYSPFASDLKGLAQVRVEFHKGSPLKPLDQLLAVLPSQSAHVLPKVYQALLADAESKIIDLYPTDVDIDFDGKRFMWQGIVKLPFIEEERLLSETKELEKGLQRDEALRNKNNVDQLYVSSKHKLASQILSLLPNQNKVVEIDTSISDGIYGFIHLPNEDTEIVYKEVHNSIEENCVLCVSFEMRDNVVHLPRLLDGVIFPIKSITEGDITEKKLWHEYRGKNPSKSCRLQYETCDLIHEGYHRRFTTDSCSELVHKVGGIGWGAGRGKVNDTSNTSKHIESRERVILPSSSFTQQKSPVSSWDAGKCYSSLVSSSCNLDEQLSLRPHGGAQSRNVQQQRIQFGAPPSHQGRGHHDTTVSPTYSWKHSSATSSVQGRGRSRHVQHPSVEESGSH
- the LOC132163320 gene encoding 5'-3' exoribonuclease 3-like isoform X4, translating into MNQQRSGRFLSVREYERAEADLKRLIEQFEMEGKSVLLENHLSNPNHEVSNFHAITPGTEFIYKLSGALRSYVISRINNDPGWRDIKVIVSDANVPGEGEHKIMSFIRQQKNVGVGYNPNTRHCVYGLDADMIMLALATHEVHFSILRESDHDQEPPTINESEEEKEEREWFKKPYEFVHVWILREYLELDMKISEPPANVKIDLERIVDDFIFLCFFLGNDFLPGMPSLEVHEGAIDLLMSVYKKEFKNLGGYLLDMSRLVEEDQRKEYINLSRVEKFILLVGSYEDQIFRKRSQIRESKLKRLRKDSDNQDKNDGGNMEIGTRNNSDALSSEKAPTLSDSTESNTLSDGSKNADDSEIVKNTKEFVDKFRYNLEKNSDLFKNGQLGSDKVRLGTPGWKERYYKDKFSAETWRDIEKQRKEIVKKYTEGLLWVLLYYYSEVPSWSWFYPYYYSPFASDLKGLAQVRVEFHKGSPLKPLDQLLAVLPSQSAHVLPKVYQALLADAESKIIDLYPTDVDIDFDGKRFMWQGIVKLPFIEEERLLSETKELEKGLQRDEALRNKNNVDQLYVSSKHKLASQILSLLPNQNKVVEIDTSISDGIYGFIHLPNEDTEIVYKEVHNSIEENCVLCVSFEMRDNVVHLPRLLDGVIFPIKSITEGDITEKKLWHEYRGKNPSKSCRLQYETCDLIHEGYHRRFTTDSCSELVHKVGGIGWGAGRGKVNDTSNTSKHIESRERVILPSSSFTQQKSPVSSWDAGKCYSSLVSSSCNLDEQLSLRPHGGAQSRNVQQQRIQFGAPPSHQGRGHHDTTVSPTYSWKHSSATSSVQGRGRSRHVQHPSVEESGSH
- the LOC132163320 gene encoding 5'-3' exoribonuclease 3-like isoform X2, whose protein sequence is MGVPSFYWWLTNKYPTVVVKAAEDDEGECINTSLPNPNGIEFDNLYLDMNTIIHKCYQPNDQPCPPKTFEEVFNNIFEYVDNLFSIVRPRKLLYMAIDGVAPWAKMNQQRSGRFLSVREYERAEADLKRLIEQFEMEGKSVLLENHLSNPNHEVSNFHAITPGTEFIYKLSGALRSYVISRINNDPGWRDIKVIVSDANVPGEGEHKIMSFIRQQKNVGVGYNPNTRHCVYGLDADMIMLALATHEVHFSILRESDHDQEPPTINESEEEKEEREWFKKPYEFVHVWILREYLELDMKISEPPANVKIDLERIVDDFIFLCFFLGNDFLPGMPSLEVHEGAIDLLMSVYKKEFKNLGGYLLDMSRLVEEDQRKEYINLSRVEKFILLVGSYEDQIFRKRSQIRESKLKRLRKDSDNQDKNDGGNMEIGTRNNSDALSSEKAPTLSDSTESNTLSDGSKNADDSEIVKNTKEFVDKFRYNLEKNSDLFKNGQLGSDKVRLGTPGWKERYYKDKFSAETWRDIEKQRKEIVKKYTEGLLWVLLYYYSEVPSWSWFYPYYYSPFASDLKGLAQVRVEFHKGSPLKPLDQLLAVLPSQSAHVLPKVYQALLADAESKIIDLYPTDVDIDFDGKRFMWQGIVKLPFIEEERLLSETKELEKGLQRDEALRNKNNVDQLYVSSKHKLASQILSLLPNQNKVVEIDTSISDGIYGFIHLPNEDTEIVYKEVHNSIEENCVLCVSFEMRDNVVHLPRLLDGVIFPIKSITEGDITEKKLWHEYRGKNPSKRLQYETCDLIHEGYHRRFTTDSCSELVHKVGGIGWGAGRGKVNDTSNTSKHIESRERVILPSSSFTQQKSPVSSWDAGKCYSSLVSSSCNLDEQLSLRPHGGAQSRNVQQQRIQFGAPPSHQGRGHHDTTVSPTYSWKHSSATSSVQGRGRSRHVQHPSVEESGSH